A genomic stretch from Schistosoma haematobium chromosome 2, whole genome shotgun sequence includes:
- a CDS encoding hypothetical protein (EggNog:ENOG4101JJM~COG:S) codes for MIYIQCFIQTINLKYFIFIYLLFYSQCENTTELKHNESDNDLTETASENLQLIRMKKGIENSNDNHVNIEQIKQHNIETVKSHFNRLNKANYNDHDDNNNNNNNNKVNNHDELDLLKSLSNYNDKSNEQSTTFTFIEMIVQRTVNKYMNVIRTRSDWLKRLLQLVKEERDIRSRYNCFTDACIYKIQLFTTQLKAHLLRNTVHLEPIQHKDHRNMDLHMKRMKRTIPESSVFSTSFGINDSTIEILNDGSEIQDLLFLHDDITEDDALRLPDEANKLNLIRHRENDDSMTNWTNNNDSKHKSIKFDNPDKIDVARFSQELTGDVLSKHIKSQTVTASIFTDITEGNSMNIATNVNGNDNDNNNDDTDNNNGNSNNNNNVSSSVTTSFIPIQQLHVSIDKQSNLLIDSEPNLYSDNSVDNKDNNVIEVNHKSHDEESPISMTEQVSNLLVDELNDQKNTLNDNEKERKQVEDVVNSTIFIEDENNIGASSFSTSYTEQPTTISSSPTETIAFTTNSPISLDNLLSTPNSIDFTTDELLDQMNTTSSLSPLTTSTITTTTTKTDNDHSEIYQHSIKPSLNIRAISLTVEETLAIPFGLNKFDGRPYENCTGQYENYCYNAIKCVYISVLETAACYCRTGYTGVRCDMFNLPQTLDILKSFREESIDINSLHQPTAYILHNVIEATARYTVNAVLEERLLSTWEDDGPF; via the exons ATGATATATATTCAATGTTTTATACaaacaataaatttaaaatattttatttttatttatttattattttatagtcAATGTGAAAATACTACTGAATTAAAACATAATGAATCTGATAATGATTTAACAGAAACCGCATCAGAAAATCTTCAATTAATTCGAATGAAAAAAGGAATAGAAAATTCCAATGATAATCATGTTAACATTGAACAGATTAAACAACATAATATTGAAACTGTAAAAAGTCATTTTAATCGTTTAAACAAAGCAAATTATAATGatcatgatgataataataataataataataataataaagtcaaTAATCATGATGAATTGGATCTATTGAAATCTTTATCCAATTACAATGATAAATCAAATGAACAAAGTACAACGTTtacatttattgaaatgattgtACAACGTACagtgaataaatatatgaatgTAATACGTACAAGATCTGATTGGTTAAAAAGATTATTACAATTAGTTAAAGAAGAACGAGATATACGTTCAAGATATAATTGTTTTACAGATGCATGCatttataaaattcaattatttacaaCACAACTTAAAGCTCATCTTCTTAGAAATACAGTTCATTTAGAACCAATACAACATAAAGATCATAGAAATATGGATTTACATATGAAACGAATGAAAAGAACAATACCAGAATCATCAGTATTTTCAACATCATTTGGTATTAAtgattcaactattgaaattttaaatGATGGTTCAGAAATAcaagatttattatttttacatgATGATATTACAGAGGATGATGCTTTACGATTACCGGATGAAGCgaataaattaaatttgataAGACATCGTGAAAATGATGATTCTATGACAAATTggacaaataataatgatagtaaacataaatcaataaaatttgataatCCTGATAAAATTGATGTGGCTAGATTTAGTCAAGAATTGACTGGAGATGTTTTATCTAAGCATATAAAAAGTCAAACAGTAACAGCATCTATTTTCACTGACATCACAGAAGGCAATTCAATGAATATTGCTACAAATGTTAatggtaatgataatgataataataatgatgatactgataataataatggtaatagtaataataataataacgtcaGTAGTAGTGTGACAACATCGTTTATACCTATTCAACAGTTACATGTATCAATAGATAAACAATCAAATTTGTTAATAGACAGTGAACCAAATCTATATTCAGATAATTCAGTGgataataaagataataatgttATTGAAGTTAATCACAAAAGTCATGATGAAGAATCACCTATAAGTATGACTGAACAAGTTTCAAATCTTTTGGTAGATGAATTAAATGATCAGAAAAATACTTTGAATGATAATGAGAAAGAGAGAAAACAAGTAGAAGATGTAGTCAATAGTACAATATTCATAgaagatgaaaataatattgGTGCATCATCCTTTTCTACATCTTACACTGAGCAGCcaacaacaatatcatcatcaCCAACTGAGACAATTGCATTCACGACTAATTCGCCTATTTCATTGGATAATCTATTATCTACACCGAATTCAATAGATTTTACAACTGACGAATTATTAGACCAGATGAATAcaacatcatcattatcaccatTAACCACAtcgacaataacaacaacaacaacaaaaaccgATAACGATCATTCCGAAATATATCAACATTCAATCAAACCATCATTAAATATTAGAGCTATTTCATTAACTGTTGAAGAAACACTGGCTATACCATTTGGTTTGAATAAATTCGATGGACGACCATATGAGAACTGTACTGGAcaatatgaaaattattgttataatgCAATAAAGTGTGTTTATATTAGTGTATTGGAAACAGCTGCTTGTTA TTGTAGGACTGGTTACACAGGTGTTCGTTGTGATATGTTCAACTTACCACAAACATTGGATATACTGAAATCTTTTCGTGAAGAAAGTATTGATATCAATTCACTTCATCAGCCAACAGCATATATCTTGCATAATGTGATTGAAGCAACAGC ACGATATACGGTGAATGCTGTATTAGAAGAGCGTTTGTTGTCAACATGGGAAGACGATGGACCATTCTAG